A genomic segment from Dehalococcoidia bacterium encodes:
- a CDS encoding DUF4118 domain-containing protein has translation MALSDRPGSLRGRGRAEGAIVNVPAQRMPRLPWPAGCGLAIAGVAALTWLLHALLRHTHPGNLSLIYLALVLVLAVAAGSGPAILAALLSVVALDWYFVPPVGHLGVTGLDGWLALILFLSVAVLTGQLTAGFRNRAAVAARRAQELAALYDLSVTILGDAQFDHVLRAIAGRLSEALGARTTVLWLLEGDGSLSPAAAAGELLGGEASAAQRAAAQRALDRAALRRPPQPHRLHEASPTTAVPITLGARALGAITVSPELKDGFSVAEHDRLLHAFASQAALAIERARLADEEERARQAAASERMKSIFLASVSHDLRTPLTTIRTAAAGLREALGARLTPTLDQLTHSIDAEAARLNRLVENLLEMSRIEAEGLPPRKALEDLAEIVGSVVHRLQPLFEARQLVLNMPDNLPPLPLDAIQIDRVLSNLFENAVKFSPPASEIRLDVWPEADQVRLRLRNAGAPLSAQDRQHVFDKFYRREGAASGTGLGLTICKAIVEAHGGSIRAEAGVDGVSMLVDLPAGSVPPRDAAPLAGARR, from the coding sequence ATGGCATTATCAGATCGGCCGGGCAGCCTGCGCGGCCGCGGACGGGCGGAGGGGGCGATCGTGAACGTGCCGGCCCAGCGCATGCCGCGCCTGCCGTGGCCGGCCGGCTGCGGCCTGGCGATCGCCGGCGTGGCAGCGCTCACCTGGCTTTTGCACGCGCTGCTGCGGCACACGCATCCCGGCAACCTCTCGTTGATCTACCTGGCTCTGGTGCTGGTGCTGGCCGTGGCGGCGGGCAGCGGGCCGGCGATCCTGGCGGCGCTGCTCTCGGTCGTCGCGCTCGACTGGTACTTCGTGCCGCCGGTCGGTCACCTGGGCGTCACCGGGTTGGACGGCTGGCTGGCGCTGATCCTCTTCCTGAGCGTCGCGGTGCTCACCGGCCAGCTCACCGCCGGCTTCCGCAACCGCGCCGCCGTGGCCGCCCGTCGCGCGCAGGAGCTGGCGGCACTGTACGATCTGAGCGTGACGATCCTGGGCGACGCGCAGTTCGACCACGTGCTGCGGGCGATCGCCGGCCGGCTGAGCGAGGCGCTGGGGGCGCGCACCACCGTGCTGTGGCTGCTGGAGGGGGACGGCTCGCTCTCCCCCGCCGCGGCCGCCGGTGAGCTGCTGGGCGGCGAGGCTTCGGCGGCGCAGCGGGCCGCCGCGCAGCGCGCCCTGGATCGCGCGGCGCTGCGCCGCCCGCCGCAGCCGCATCGCCTGCACGAAGCCTCGCCCACGACCGCCGTGCCGATCACGCTCGGCGCACGGGCGCTCGGCGCGATCACGGTCTCGCCCGAGCTGAAGGACGGATTCAGCGTGGCCGAGCACGACCGGCTGCTGCACGCCTTCGCCAGCCAGGCGGCGCTGGCGATCGAACGGGCGCGTCTGGCCGACGAAGAGGAGCGGGCGCGGCAGGCCGCCGCCTCCGAGCGGATGAAGTCGATCTTCCTCGCCAGCGTCTCGCACGACCTGCGCACGCCGCTGACCACGATCCGCACCGCCGCGGCGGGGCTGCGCGAGGCGCTCGGCGCACGCCTCACGCCGACGCTCGATCAGCTCACGCACAGCATCGACGCCGAGGCCGCCCGTCTCAACCGCCTGGTGGAGAACCTGCTGGAGATGTCGCGCATCGAGGCGGAGGGGCTGCCGCCGCGCAAGGCGCTCGAGGATCTGGCCGAGATCGTCGGCTCCGTGGTGCACCGGCTGCAGCCGCTGTTCGAGGCGCGGCAGCTCGTGCTGAACATGCCCGACAACCTGCCGCCGCTGCCGTTGGACGCGATTCAGATCGACCGGGTGCTCTCCAACCTGTTCGAGAACGCGGTCAAGTTCTCGCCGCCCGCAAGCGAGATCCGCCTCGACGTCTGGCCGGAGGCGGACCAGGTGCGCCTGCGCCTGCGCAACGCCGGCGCCCCGCTCTCGGCCCAGGACCGGCAGCACGTCTTCGACAAATTCTACCGGCGCGAGGGCGCCGCGAGCGGCACGGGGCTGGGGCTGACGATCTGCAAGGCGATCGTGGAGGCGCACGGCGGCAGCATCCGCGCCGAAGCCGGGGTCGACGGCGTGAGCATGCTGGTTGACCTGCCCGCCGGCAGTGTGCCGCCGCGCGACGCGGCGCCGCTGGCCGGGGCGCGGCGATGA
- a CDS encoding glucose 1-dehydrogenase has translation MGRLDGKVALITGGARGQGAAEGRLFAAEGAGVVLTDVLDTEGEATAKACGGVYLHHDVTSAEQWERVVSAALDRHGRLDILVNNAGIWMTGRLTDTTEADYRRVIDVNQVGVFLGMQAASKPMMAARSGAIVNISSIAGMRGAAAGFAYGASKWAVRGMTKSAAQELGRFGIRVNSIHPGLIDTAMLHQLPGIDAGGLENRLRSIPLGRVGEAEDVAKLALFLASDDSAYSSGHEFIIDGALTA, from the coding sequence ATGGGCAGGCTGGATGGCAAGGTTGCGCTGATTACGGGCGGGGCGCGCGGCCAGGGCGCGGCGGAAGGCCGCCTCTTCGCCGCCGAGGGCGCCGGCGTGGTGCTCACCGACGTGCTGGACACCGAGGGCGAGGCGACGGCCAAGGCCTGCGGCGGCGTCTATCTGCACCACGACGTGACCAGCGCCGAGCAGTGGGAGCGGGTCGTGAGCGCGGCGCTCGACCGCCACGGCCGGCTCGACATCCTCGTCAACAACGCCGGCATCTGGATGACCGGCCGGCTGACGGACACGACCGAGGCCGACTACCGCCGCGTGATCGACGTGAACCAGGTCGGCGTCTTCCTCGGCATGCAGGCCGCGTCGAAGCCGATGATGGCCGCGCGTTCGGGTGCGATCGTCAATATCTCCTCGATCGCCGGGATGCGCGGCGCGGCGGCGGGCTTCGCCTACGGCGCCAGCAAGTGGGCCGTGCGCGGCATGACCAAGTCGGCGGCGCAGGAGCTGGGCCGCTTCGGCATCCGCGTCAACTCGATTCACCCCGGCCTGATCGACACAGCGATGCTGCACCAGTTGCCGGGCATCGACGCGGGCGGGCTGGAGAACCGCCTGCGCTCAATTCCGCTGGGCCGCGTGGGCGAAGCCGAAGACGTGGCGAAGCTCGCCCTCTTCCTCGCCTCGGACGACAGCGCCTATTCCAGCGGCCACGAGTTCATCATCGACGGCGCCCTCACGGCGTAG
- the gap gene encoding type I glyceraldehyde-3-phosphate dehydrogenase gives MATRIGINGFGRIGRQVLKAIGERHGNDLEVVALNDLVDTEINAHLLKYDSNYGHFHGTVEAHDDALVVNGKKIAVTKHSDPGKIPWRDFGVELVVESTGVFTDATKASAHISGGGAKKVIISAPARNEDVTLVLGVNDEKYDPAKHNVISNASCTTNGLAPVVKVLLDNFGIVKGQMTTVHSYTNSQKILDLASKDLREARAGAMNIVPTSTGAAKALRLVIPEVSGKIDGLAYRVPTPTVSIVEIVALTEKSTTVEEVNAAICRAGEGRMKGILGLTMEPIVSMDMKGDERSSIVDGLSTNVVVDNLVKVASWYDNEWGYSCRVADLCAFVSAKGF, from the coding sequence ATGGCGACGCGAATCGGCATCAACGGGTTCGGGCGCATCGGCCGGCAGGTGCTGAAGGCGATCGGCGAGCGGCATGGCAACGATCTGGAGGTCGTGGCGCTCAACGACCTGGTCGATACCGAGATCAACGCGCACCTGCTGAAGTACGACTCCAACTACGGCCACTTCCACGGCACCGTCGAGGCGCACGACGATGCCCTGGTCGTGAACGGCAAGAAGATCGCCGTGACCAAGCACTCCGACCCCGGCAAGATCCCCTGGCGCGATTTCGGTGTGGAGCTGGTGGTCGAATCGACCGGCGTCTTCACCGACGCGACGAAGGCCAGCGCGCACATCAGCGGTGGCGGCGCCAAGAAGGTGATCATCTCGGCGCCGGCGCGGAACGAAGACGTGACGCTGGTGCTCGGCGTCAACGACGAGAAGTACGACCCGGCGAAGCACAATGTGATCTCCAACGCCTCCTGCACGACGAACGGCCTGGCGCCGGTGGTCAAGGTCCTGCTCGACAACTTCGGCATCGTCAAGGGCCAGATGACGACGGTGCACTCCTACACGAACTCGCAGAAGATCCTCGACCTCGCCTCCAAGGACCTGCGCGAGGCGCGCGCCGGCGCCATGAACATCGTGCCGACCTCGACCGGTGCGGCAAAGGCGCTGCGGCTGGTGATTCCCGAGGTCTCCGGCAAGATCGACGGCCTGGCCTACCGCGTGCCCACGCCCACGGTCTCGATCGTGGAGATCGTGGCGCTGACCGAGAAGAGCACCACGGTGGAAGAGGTCAACGCCGCCATCTGCCGCGCGGGCGAGGGCCGCATGAAGGGCATCCTCGGCCTGACGATGGAGCCGATCGTCTCGATGGACATGAAGGGCGACGAGCGCTCGTCGATCGTGGACGGCCTTTCGACCAACGTCGTCGTGGACAACCTGGTGAAGGTCGCTTCCTGGTACGACAACGAGTGGGGCTACTCCTGCCGCGTCGCCGACCTCTGCGCCTTCGTGAGCGCGAAGGGGTTTTAG
- a CDS encoding cysteine dioxygenase family protein: MTIQARYSIDDFVGDMTGLLAGKPEQRLLFERGSAYLERLVRDPDGLPEEFRRPSGKGRRANHGSYALYRGPGLFVSAVVWGPGDGVGPHDHHTWGMIGVLGNAIEETRYRRVDDRDRDGFATLVKDRATLVKPGEVSLLTPEIDEIHAMLNESERSTVEIHVYGADLVGLERCQYDLATGAIRPFKSGGFDNC, from the coding sequence ATGACGATCCAGGCGCGCTACAGCATCGACGACTTCGTGGGCGACATGACCGGCCTGCTGGCGGGCAAGCCAGAGCAGCGCCTGCTGTTCGAGCGCGGCTCGGCCTATCTCGAACGGTTGGTGCGCGATCCCGACGGGCTGCCGGAAGAGTTCCGCCGCCCGTCGGGCAAGGGCCGCCGCGCCAACCACGGCAGCTACGCGCTCTACCGCGGGCCGGGGCTGTTCGTCAGCGCCGTGGTCTGGGGGCCGGGCGACGGCGTCGGCCCGCACGACCACCACACCTGGGGCATGATCGGCGTGCTGGGCAACGCGATCGAGGAGACGCGCTATCGCCGCGTGGACGACCGCGACCGCGACGGCTTCGCCACGCTGGTGAAGGACCGCGCCACGCTGGTGAAGCCGGGTGAAGTCTCGCTGCTGACGCCGGAGATCGACGAGATCCACGCGATGCTGAACGAGAGCGAGCGCTCGACGGTGGAGATCCACGTCTACGGCGCCGACCTCGTCGGCCTGGAACGCTGCCAGTACGACCTGGCGACGGGCGCGATCCGCCCCTTCAAGAGCGGCGGCTTCGACAACTGCTGA
- the eno gene encoding phosphopyruvate hydratase, whose translation MAAGSITDVRASEILDSRGNPTVSVEVTLDGGARGCAAVPSGASTGAHEAVELRDGDKSRYGGKGVLKAVGHVNGELADAVRGTSAFEQAAIDHAMIALDGTPNKGRLGANAILGVSLAVAHAAAAAVGLPLYRYLGGPAAITLPVPMFNILNGGKHAEHSTDFQEFMVMPAGAASFAEALRIGAEVYQALKGVLHGRGLNTNVGDEGGFAPSLPGNEDAVAIVLEAIRAAGYEPGREVFIALDPASTELHEHGVYKLAREGRELDSAGMAALWAGWCAKYPIVSIEDGMAEDDWSGWAMLTARLGERLQIVGDDLYVTNTERLARGIREHASNSILIKLNQIGTLTETLAAIEMAKRAGFTAVVSHRSGETEDTTIADLVVATSAGQIKTGAPARSERVAKFNRLLQIERELGPAASFAGMGAFYNLNLRRGA comes from the coding sequence GTGGCAGCGGGCAGCATCACGGACGTGCGCGCCTCGGAGATCCTGGACTCGCGCGGCAACCCTACCGTTTCAGTCGAGGTCACGCTCGATGGAGGCGCCCGCGGGTGCGCCGCCGTGCCCTCCGGCGCCAGCACCGGCGCCCACGAGGCGGTCGAGCTGCGCGACGGCGACAAGAGCCGCTACGGCGGCAAAGGCGTGCTCAAAGCCGTTGGCCACGTCAACGGCGAGCTGGCGGACGCGGTGCGCGGCACGTCCGCCTTCGAGCAGGCGGCGATCGACCACGCCATGATCGCGCTCGACGGCACGCCGAACAAGGGCCGCCTCGGCGCCAACGCCATCCTCGGCGTCTCGCTCGCCGTGGCGCACGCGGCGGCCGCGGCGGTGGGCCTGCCGCTCTACCGTTACCTGGGTGGGCCCGCGGCCATCACCTTGCCCGTGCCGATGTTCAACATCCTCAACGGCGGCAAGCACGCCGAGCACTCGACCGACTTTCAAGAGTTCATGGTCATGCCCGCCGGCGCGGCCAGCTTCGCCGAGGCGCTGCGTATCGGCGCCGAGGTCTACCAGGCGCTCAAGGGCGTGCTGCACGGGCGCGGCCTCAACACCAACGTCGGCGACGAGGGCGGCTTCGCACCCTCGCTGCCTGGCAACGAGGACGCGGTCGCCATCGTGCTGGAAGCGATCCGCGCCGCCGGCTACGAGCCGGGGCGCGAGGTCTTCATCGCGCTCGACCCGGCCTCGACGGAGCTGCATGAGCACGGCGTCTACAAGCTGGCGCGCGAGGGCCGCGAGCTGGACAGCGCCGGCATGGCCGCGCTCTGGGCCGGCTGGTGTGCGAAGTACCCGATCGTTTCGATCGAAGACGGCATGGCGGAGGACGATTGGAGCGGCTGGGCCATGCTCACGGCGCGCCTGGGCGAGCGCCTGCAGATCGTGGGCGACGATCTGTACGTCACCAACACGGAGCGGCTGGCGCGCGGCATCCGCGAGCATGCCAGCAACTCGATCCTGATCAAGCTCAACCAGATCGGCACGCTCACGGAGACACTGGCCGCGATCGAGATGGCGAAGCGCGCCGGCTTCACCGCCGTGGTCAGCCACCGCAGCGGCGAGACCGAGGACACGACGATCGCCGACCTGGTGGTGGCGACGAGTGCGGGCCAGATCAAGACCGGCGCCCCCGCCCGCAGCGAGCGCGTGGCCAAGTTCAACCGCCTGCTGCAGATCGAGCGCGAGCTAGGGCCGGCGGCAAGCTTCGCCGGCATGGGCGCGTTTTACAACCTGAACCTGCGCAGGGGAGCCTGA